The following proteins come from a genomic window of Rhodothermales bacterium:
- a CDS encoding DUF5989 family protein produces MGKVTILREFWSFLRVRKKYWLAPIVVILVLLSLLIVLTQGSALAPFIYSIF; encoded by the coding sequence ATGGGTAAGGTCACCATCCTCCGCGAGTTCTGGAGCTTCCTGCGCGTCCGCAAGAAGTACTGGCTCGCGCCCATCGTCGTGATCCTCGTGCTGCTGAGCCTGCTCATCGTGCTGACGCAGGGCTCGGCGCTCGCGCCGTTCATCTACTCGATCTTTTAG
- a CDS encoding SxtJ family membrane protein has protein sequence MLRTIRDEIRSLDTSPKALRQFGLVVGGVFVGIAAIIAWRHDWALGPWSMGLLSVGSVLVVLGLGVPRVLRPAYLVWMGLAVVLSFVMTRVILTLVFVLVMLPIALVLRLVGKDLLDRRLDPDAASYWKPKTYADDSAKRLEKYY, from the coding sequence ATGCTCCGCACGATCCGCGACGAGATCCGCAGCCTCGACACGAGCCCGAAGGCGCTGCGGCAGTTCGGGCTCGTCGTGGGCGGCGTGTTCGTCGGCATCGCCGCCATCATCGCGTGGCGGCACGACTGGGCGCTGGGCCCGTGGAGCATGGGGCTCCTGAGCGTGGGATCGGTGCTCGTCGTGCTGGGGCTCGGCGTGCCGCGCGTGTTGCGGCCGGCCTACCTCGTGTGGATGGGGCTCGCCGTCGTGCTCAGCTTCGTGATGACGCGGGTGATCCTCACGCTCGTCTTCGTCCTCGTAATGCTGCCGATTGCGCTCGTGCTGCGGCTCGTCGGGAAAGATCTGCTCGACCGGCGGCTCGACCCGGACGCGGCCTCGTATTGGAAACCGAAGACCTACGCCGACGACTCCGCGAAGCGGCTGGAGAAATACTATTGA
- a CDS encoding transposase: QRGDVTQAAALLEGLAPRAVVADTAYDAGHLVRRIALCGAEVVIPSNPSRSLKRGFDRTLYAERNQIERHFGRLKHYRRIATRYEKTGRNYLAFVQLVSTLTLLR, translated from the coding sequence GCAGCGCGGCGACGTCACGCAGGCGGCGGCGCTCCTGGAGGGGTTGGCTCCCCGTGCCGTCGTGGCGGACACGGCCTACGACGCCGGCCACCTCGTACGCCGGATCGCGCTCTGCGGGGCGGAGGTGGTGATCCCGTCGAACCCGTCGCGGAGCCTCAAGCGGGGCTTCGACCGTACGCTCTACGCGGAGCGGAACCAGATCGAGCGGCACTTCGGCCGGCTCAAGCACTACCGGCGGATCGCGACGCGCTACGAGAAGACGGGGCGGAACTACCTCGCCTTCGTGCAGCTCGTCTCGACCCTCACCCTACTCCGTTGA